In the Corynebacterium suedekumii genome, one interval contains:
- a CDS encoding ABC transporter ATP-binding protein — protein MEEHLTSSLRLDNLRKDFQATAAVDGISLEVPERAFLVLLGPSGCGKTTTLRMLAGLENPTGGEISFGGRTIATGDGAVLVPPARREAGLVFQSYALWPHKTVRENIAWPLTVAAWSKDRIRERVVEVLDLLAITELADRYPGEISGGQQQRVAIARTIAPEPKFLFFDEPLSNLDAKLRVDTRGELMRIHRATRATSVYVTHDQVEAMTMATHIALLRDGRIEQFGTPQELLTDPATAFTATFIGTPPANVFPAVVENRCVSLFGVLCAPAPEGTVDGDELQIMYRPGSLSLTGSDHEPRPVIPAVFADQVPMADRWVIGVDLVDGTRVSVTVDEPVDHRPGDPVQIRLPELPDACFDAAGDRMLGAWS, from the coding sequence GTGGAAGAACACCTGACCTCATCCCTTCGCCTGGACAACCTGCGCAAGGATTTCCAGGCCACCGCAGCCGTCGACGGCATCAGCCTCGAGGTGCCCGAGCGGGCCTTCCTCGTTCTGCTCGGACCCTCCGGCTGCGGCAAGACCACCACCCTGCGCATGCTCGCCGGACTGGAGAACCCCACCGGCGGGGAGATCTCTTTCGGCGGCCGTACCATCGCCACCGGCGACGGTGCCGTCCTCGTCCCACCCGCCAGACGCGAGGCCGGGCTGGTCTTCCAGTCCTACGCCCTGTGGCCCCACAAGACGGTCCGCGAGAACATCGCCTGGCCCCTGACCGTGGCCGCATGGTCGAAGGATCGGATCAGGGAGCGGGTCGTGGAAGTCCTGGACCTGTTGGCCATCACCGAACTCGCCGACCGCTACCCGGGGGAGATCAGCGGCGGCCAGCAGCAGCGCGTCGCCATCGCCCGGACCATCGCGCCGGAGCCGAAGTTCCTCTTCTTCGACGAGCCGCTGTCCAACCTCGACGCCAAGCTGCGGGTGGACACCCGTGGTGAGCTCATGCGCATCCACCGGGCCACCCGAGCCACCAGCGTCTACGTCACCCACGACCAGGTGGAGGCCATGACCATGGCCACCCACATCGCCCTGCTCAGGGACGGCCGCATCGAGCAGTTCGGCACCCCGCAGGAGCTGCTCACCGACCCGGCGACGGCGTTCACCGCCACCTTCATCGGTACACCGCCGGCCAACGTGTTCCCCGCGGTCGTCGAGAACCGCTGCGTCAGCCTCTTCGGTGTCCTCTGCGCCCCCGCCCCCGAGGGAACCGTCGACGGCGATGAGCTGCAGATCATGTACCGGCCGGGCTCGCTGAGTCTCACCGGCAGCGACCATGAGCCCCGCCCGGTCATCCCGGCCGTGTTCGCCGATCAGGTCCCCATGGCCGACCGGTGGGTCATCGGCGTCGACCTCGTCGACGGCACTCGGGTCTCCGTCACGGTCGACGAACCGGTGGACCACCGGCCCGGCGATCCGGTGCAGATCCGACTGCCCGAGCTTCCCGACGCCTGTTTCGACGCCGCCGGTGACCGTATGCTCGGGGCGTGGTCCTGA
- a CDS encoding histidine phosphatase family protein: MRVLLIRHGETEWNQARRLQGQVDIPLSPAGRGQVALLRPLIRHLAPTHVVTSALSRAADTADVLGLQVNGTEPRLNEAHLGEWEGVSSAELKAAGPEYAAWRAGRFDPPGAEPHEIFRTRIREGFDAVVAGAATHDTVAIITHGGVVRGLLAQFVGLDPARAVPSHPASVTLLDVNGDEVKLRLYNYAGDLPLGDPAD, from the coding sequence ATGCGGGTCCTCCTGATCCGCCACGGCGAGACCGAATGGAACCAGGCCCGCCGGCTCCAGGGCCAGGTGGACATTCCCCTGTCACCGGCCGGAAGGGGTCAGGTGGCCCTGCTGCGCCCCCTCATCCGGCACCTGGCACCGACCCATGTGGTCACCTCGGCCCTGTCACGGGCCGCCGACACCGCCGATGTGCTGGGTCTGCAGGTGAACGGCACCGAACCACGGCTCAACGAGGCCCACCTCGGGGAATGGGAGGGCGTCAGCTCCGCCGAACTCAAGGCCGCCGGCCCGGAGTACGCGGCCTGGCGGGCCGGCCGCTTCGACCCGCCCGGGGCCGAACCGCACGAGATATTCCGGACCCGGATACGCGAGGGTTTCGACGCCGTCGTGGCCGGCGCTGCCACGCACGACACCGTCGCCATCATCACCCACGGCGGTGTCGTTCGAGGTCTGCTCGCCCAGTTCGTCGGCCTCGACCCGGCCCGGGCCGTTCCCAGTCACCCCGCGAGTGTGACCCTCCTCGACGTGAACGGAGACGAGGTCAAGCTGCGACTGTACAACTACGCCGGAGATCTCCCGCTGGGTGATCCGGCCGACTGA
- a CDS encoding extracellular solute-binding protein: MSPLNIRTYAAVALALPLSISLVACGGGTPTDGDSADATPTDANADLNELSHEELVARAEEEGTVTVYSFTSRIAAVEEAFEEQYPNIDLIGHDISSTEQITRLKAEADSGAETADVAYISDAPVVITELIDQGILHNYVPPRVEDVLPEEYRDPMLANRLSTKVLMYNEEAHPQGSPITNLWQLTDEEWNGRVVMVDPAVRGDYLDLMAEIVRQSDAMAQAYQDHYGSEIELDDDVENAGEQFIKNLYANGLVLVDDTDSVNQAVGAKGQDNPPVGFTSYSDRRDNEEEGWALQASLGTAPSPGITFPAYVSLVDGAAHPAAARLAIDFLMGDDSATGGPGYEPFYVPGDYPTRTDIEAPADAAPLDELAAWDIDPEATAEIRSDVADFLLTL; the protein is encoded by the coding sequence ATGTCCCCGCTGAACATCCGCACGTACGCGGCCGTCGCCCTCGCTCTGCCCTTGTCGATCTCCCTCGTCGCCTGCGGCGGCGGTACCCCCACCGACGGCGACAGCGCCGACGCCACCCCGACCGACGCCAACGCCGACCTCAACGAACTGAGCCACGAGGAGCTCGTCGCCCGTGCCGAGGAGGAGGGCACGGTCACCGTCTACTCCTTCACCTCCCGCATCGCCGCCGTGGAGGAGGCCTTCGAGGAGCAGTACCCGAACATCGACCTCATCGGCCACGACATCTCCTCGACCGAGCAGATCACCCGCCTGAAGGCCGAGGCTGACTCCGGCGCCGAGACCGCGGACGTCGCATACATCTCCGACGCTCCGGTGGTCATCACCGAGCTCATCGACCAGGGCATCCTCCACAACTACGTCCCGCCGCGCGTCGAGGACGTCCTGCCGGAGGAGTACCGCGACCCGATGCTCGCCAACCGTCTGTCCACCAAGGTCCTCATGTACAACGAGGAGGCCCACCCCCAGGGCAGCCCGATCACCAACCTGTGGCAGCTGACCGACGAGGAGTGGAACGGCCGTGTCGTCATGGTCGATCCGGCCGTCCGTGGCGACTACCTCGACCTGATGGCCGAGATCGTCCGCCAGTCCGATGCCATGGCCCAGGCCTACCAGGACCACTACGGCTCCGAGATCGAGCTCGACGACGACGTGGAGAACGCCGGCGAGCAATTCATCAAGAACCTCTATGCCAACGGCCTCGTCCTCGTCGACGACACCGACTCGGTCAACCAGGCCGTCGGTGCCAAGGGACAGGACAATCCGCCGGTCGGCTTCACCTCCTACTCCGACCGCCGTGACAACGAGGAGGAGGGCTGGGCCCTGCAGGCCTCGCTGGGTACCGCCCCCTCACCGGGCATCACGTTCCCCGCGTATGTCTCGCTTGTCGACGGCGCCGCCCACCCCGCCGCCGCACGCCTCGCCATCGATTTCCTCATGGGCGACGACTCCGCCACCGGCGGCCCCGGCTACGAGCCCTTCTACGTCCCCGGCGACTACCCGACCCGCACCGACATCGAGGCCCCGGCCGACGCTGCCCCACTCGACGAGCTCGCCGCCTGGGACATCGACCCGGAGGCCACCGCCGAGATCCGCTCGGACGTCGCCGACTTCCTGCTCACCCTCTAG
- a CDS encoding MFS transporter has protein sequence MTDQQLAPQPEKPETPKIPTEIWVLVAAAFIIALGYGLIAPIIPQFAVSFDVSMAAAGAVISIFAASRLLFAPVSGQLIDKIGSRKVYLTGLMTVAVATALVAGAQEYWHILLLRGIAGIGSTMFTVSAMGLIVRLAPPAIRGRASAVYGTAFLIGNVIGPVVGAGLSMIGMRAPFVIYGASVALAAFVVWWKMPRQADNAGRKTSDEPPMRFGEAVRDSAYRSALVSGFSFGWINFGVRVATLPLFAAAVFEHGGAIAGLAMATFAAGNAIVLQFSGRLADTLGRKPLIITGLVVNAIFTGSMGFADGFWPLLIVSALAGAGAGMLNPAQQAVLADVIGNHRSGGKVLANFQMAQDFGAITGPILIGFIAESYGFEIGFLLCGVIGLLAAVVWAFGRETLEDGNPRLESATEK, from the coding sequence ATGACAGATCAACAACTCGCCCCGCAGCCGGAGAAGCCGGAGACCCCGAAGATCCCCACCGAGATCTGGGTCCTCGTCGCCGCGGCGTTCATCATCGCCCTGGGGTACGGGCTCATCGCGCCGATCATTCCGCAGTTCGCGGTGAGTTTCGACGTCTCCATGGCCGCCGCCGGCGCCGTCATCTCCATCTTCGCCGCCTCCCGGTTGCTGTTCGCGCCGGTGTCGGGCCAGCTCATCGACAAGATCGGCTCCCGCAAGGTCTATCTCACGGGCCTGATGACGGTCGCCGTGGCCACCGCCCTGGTCGCCGGTGCCCAGGAGTACTGGCACATCCTCCTGCTGCGCGGCATCGCCGGCATCGGGTCGACGATGTTCACCGTCTCCGCGATGGGCCTGATCGTCCGGCTCGCGCCGCCGGCCATCCGCGGCCGGGCCTCCGCGGTCTACGGCACGGCGTTCCTCATCGGCAACGTCATCGGACCGGTCGTCGGCGCCGGGCTGTCCATGATCGGCATGCGCGCCCCCTTCGTCATCTACGGTGCCTCCGTGGCACTCGCCGCGTTCGTCGTGTGGTGGAAGATGCCGCGGCAGGCGGACAACGCCGGACGGAAGACGAGCGATGAGCCACCCATGCGCTTCGGCGAGGCCGTCCGCGACAGCGCCTACCGCTCCGCCCTGGTCTCCGGGTTCTCCTTCGGCTGGATCAACTTCGGCGTCCGCGTGGCCACCCTGCCCCTGTTCGCCGCGGCCGTGTTCGAGCACGGCGGGGCCATCGCCGGGCTGGCCATGGCCACCTTCGCCGCCGGCAACGCCATCGTCCTCCAGTTCTCCGGCCGCCTCGCCGACACCCTCGGACGTAAACCGCTCATCATCACCGGCCTGGTGGTCAACGCCATCTTCACCGGCTCCATGGGCTTCGCCGACGGCTTCTGGCCCCTGCTCATCGTCTCCGCCCTGGCAGGTGCCGGTGCGGGCATGCTCAACCCGGCGCAGCAGGCGGTGCTGGCGGACGTCATCGGCAACCACCGCTCCGGCGGCAAGGTCCTGGCCAACTTCCAGATGGCCCAGGACTTCGGCGCCATCACCGGGCCCATCCTCATCGGCTTCATCGCCGAGTCCTACGGCTTCGAGATCGGCTTCCTGCTCTGCGGCGTCATCGGCCTGCTCGCCGCCGTGGTGTGGGCCTTCGGGCGCGAGACGCTCGAGGACGGGAACCCCCGGCTGGAATCGGCCACGGAGA
- a CDS encoding ABC transporter permease has protein sequence MTTTQQIPVAPETPPARRHLSRVTRLATTPTVLMAAGTIAVLAILVIAPLLGLINTTLTADNREAWTDVFASRLSRNLLWSPLANSLMMGLATAVLSTVIGGFLAWVVVMTRIPGRGIIGLLATIPFALPSFALALAWESVFRNDLIGGSQGILANLGVPVPDWLAWGPVPIALTLTAHYFSLSFMLIAAALASVNGDLLEAAELTGASTLRTARQIALPVVAPAMVSGALLAFAEGVSNFVTPALLGLPVRYHTLSTRLYGSITTGDYARGYVLSLVLIVVAAMIMFASSRVTGSRRSFATITGKGGRARGVTLGPWAWPVALVSWVIVAATTILPGLVLVASSLTRRTNDFTSGLTLHYWIGDSDPAIAQGQRGVLVNPQIGEATWNTVLLGICVAVGAGILGLMISYVITRSQAPRWLKGTMSLLSFVPFLIPGIALGAAFIAQFGAPIGPFPSLYGTFAILVLAGVAATIPFAVRSATSALSQVSRDIEESAVMAGAGLGRRMRSIIAPLTARGLFTGAVLVFVQMVRDLSLVVLLVTPAMPVLAVMTYQYSSENFTQMANAVTVIIAAISVAATIIARRFEGQSQPWKNT, from the coding sequence ATGACCACCACACAGCAGATCCCGGTCGCCCCGGAGACCCCGCCCGCCCGGCGGCACCTCTCCCGGGTGACCCGGCTGGCCACCACACCCACCGTCCTCATGGCGGCGGGCACCATCGCGGTGCTGGCGATCCTCGTCATCGCCCCGCTGCTCGGCCTCATCAACACCACCCTCACAGCCGACAACCGTGAGGCGTGGACGGACGTGTTCGCCTCCCGGCTCTCCCGCAACCTGCTGTGGAGCCCGTTGGCCAACTCCCTGATGATGGGCCTGGCCACCGCCGTGCTCTCCACCGTCATCGGCGGTTTCCTCGCCTGGGTGGTGGTCATGACCCGCATCCCCGGCCGCGGGATCATCGGCCTCCTGGCCACCATCCCCTTCGCCCTGCCCAGCTTCGCTCTGGCCCTGGCGTGGGAGTCGGTGTTCCGCAACGACCTCATCGGCGGCTCCCAGGGGATCCTCGCCAACCTCGGCGTCCCCGTGCCCGACTGGCTGGCGTGGGGCCCGGTGCCGATCGCCCTGACCCTCACGGCCCACTACTTCTCCCTGTCCTTCATGCTCATCGCTGCCGCCCTGGCCAGCGTCAACGGAGATCTTCTCGAGGCCGCCGAACTCACCGGCGCCTCCACCCTGCGTACCGCCCGCCAGATCGCCCTGCCGGTGGTCGCCCCCGCCATGGTCTCCGGCGCGCTGCTCGCCTTCGCGGAGGGGGTGTCCAACTTCGTCACCCCGGCCCTGCTCGGCCTGCCGGTCCGCTACCACACGCTCTCCACCAGGTTGTACGGCTCGATCACCACCGGCGACTACGCCCGCGGTTACGTCCTCTCCCTCGTCCTCATCGTCGTGGCCGCCATGATCATGTTCGCCTCCTCCCGGGTGACCGGCAGCCGCCGCAGCTTCGCCACCATCACCGGCAAGGGTGGCCGTGCCCGGGGTGTCACCCTCGGGCCCTGGGCCTGGCCGGTTGCGCTGGTCTCCTGGGTGATCGTCGCCGCCACGACCATCCTGCCCGGCCTCGTCCTCGTCGCCAGTTCCCTGACCCGCCGGACCAACGACTTCACCTCGGGGTTGACCCTGCACTACTGGATCGGTGACTCCGATCCCGCCATCGCCCAGGGCCAGCGTGGCGTCCTGGTCAACCCGCAGATCGGGGAGGCCACGTGGAACACCGTCCTGCTGGGCATCTGCGTGGCCGTCGGCGCCGGCATCCTCGGCCTCATGATCTCCTACGTGATCACCCGCTCGCAGGCCCCGCGGTGGCTCAAGGGCACGATGTCCCTTCTGTCCTTCGTGCCCTTCCTCATCCCGGGCATCGCCCTGGGTGCGGCGTTCATCGCCCAGTTCGGCGCCCCGATCGGCCCGTTCCCCAGCCTCTACGGCACCTTCGCCATCCTCGTGCTCGCCGGCGTCGCCGCCACGATCCCGTTCGCGGTCCGTTCGGCGACCTCGGCGCTGAGCCAGGTCAGCCGCGACATCGAGGAATCCGCCGTCATGGCCGGCGCCGGCCTGGGCCGACGGATGCGCTCGATCATCGCGCCGCTGACCGCCCGTGGCCTGTTCACCGGTGCCGTGCTCGTCTTCGTCCAGATGGTCCGCGACCTCTCCCTGGTCGTCCTCCTGGTCACCCCGGCCATGCCGGTGCTCGCCGTCATGACCTACCAGTACTCCTCCGAGAACTTCACCCAGATGGCGAACGCCGTCACCGTCATCATCGCCGCCATCTCCGTGGCCGCGACCATCATCGCCCGCCGATTCGAAGGACAGTCCCAGCCGTGGAAGAACACCTGA
- a CDS encoding IS3 family transposase (programmed frameshift), whose amino-acid sequence MPSKTYTEEFRHDAVALYENSPGVSINALATELGVNRNTLQIWVRKYGTGARTTTSTEAASQTPTSVTDAERIRQLERENARLKEERDILRKAAKYFAEGDDLVIRFQFVDDAKNSHSVKRLCEVLKLNRSSYYKWRNTSSARTQRLLSDAILGARVKAVFAAERGCYGSKRITAQLNDDSPGSPVNHKKVARIMRSLQLVGYSKKRKVTTTVSDGRKPVFPDLVGRRFTAPAPNQVYVGDITYLPIADGSNMYLATVIDCFSRRLVGFAIADHMRSSLVQDALVMAKGQRGSLDDAIFHSDHGSVYTSHAFQDTCTQLGIRQSMGAIGSSADNALAESFNAALKREVLQDAKTFANQLQCRRVVFRWCTRYNTTRRHSWCGYLAPAVFEEQCPVTLRSAS is encoded by the exons ATGCCCAGCAAGACCTACACCGAGGAATTCCGCCACGACGCGGTCGCCCTCTACGAGAATTCCCCCGGCGTATCGATCAACGCCCTCGCCACCGAACTCGGCGTCAACCGCAACACCCTCCAGATCTGGGTCCGCAAATACGGCACCGGCGCCCGCACCACCACCAGCACCGAGGCCGCCTCGCAGACCCCGACATCGGTGACCGATGCCGAACGTATCCGCCAGCTGGAACGGGAAAACGCCCGACTGAAGGAAGAGCGCGACATCCTGCGCAAGGCCGCGAAATATTTTGCGGAAG GAGACGACCTGGTGATCCGCTTCCAGTTCGTTGACGACGCCAAGAACAGCCATTCGGTCAAGCGGTTATGTGAGGTTCTGAAACTCAACCGGTCCTCGTATTACAAATGGAGAAACACCTCCTCCGCCAGGACACAACGCCTGCTCAGCGACGCGATCCTCGGCGCACGGGTCAAGGCCGTGTTCGCCGCAGAACGCGGCTGCTACGGCTCCAAACGCATCACGGCGCAACTCAACGACGACTCGCCCGGCAGTCCGGTCAATCACAAGAAAGTCGCCCGGATCATGCGCTCGTTGCAACTGGTTGGCTACTCCAAGAAACGCAAGGTCACCACGACTGTCTCGGATGGGAGGAAGCCGGTGTTTCCGGATCTCGTCGGCCGGAGGTTCACCGCCCCGGCACCGAACCAGGTCTACGTCGGCGATATCACGTACCTGCCGATCGCGGACGGGTCGAATATGTACCTGGCCACGGTCATCGACTGTTTCTCCCGCCGGCTGGTCGGCTTCGCGATTGCCGATCACATGCGTTCTTCCCTGGTCCAGGACGCCCTGGTGATGGCCAAGGGCCAGCGCGGAAGTCTCGACGACGCAATTTTTCACTCGGACCATGGCAGTGTCTACACTTCCCATGCGTTCCAGGACACGTGTACGCAGCTGGGGATCCGGCAGTCGATGGGCGCGATCGGCAGCAGCGCTGATAACGCCCTGGCGGAGTCCTTCAACGCCGCGTTGAAGCGTGAGGTCCTCCAGGACGCAAAGACGTTTGCCAATCAGTTGCAGTGCCGGCGAGTTGTTTTCCGCTGGTGTACCCGCTACAACACCACGCGTCGGCATTCCTGGTGCGGGTATCTCGCTCCAGCAGTGTTTGAGGAGCAATGTCCTGTTACGCTGAGATCTGCTTCCTGA
- a CDS encoding MurR/RpiR family transcriptional regulator: MSFQTRIDEHRSSLTRTDQLLVDQLLSHPADAALWRGEEVAHRAGVHPSAATRLAQRLGYRGYLELRQDLRVHHDELISGSGAGDRFRRELAEVGEGSVLNALLTTEVDSLTTLRKHVTQDRIDRAADLLATARTVHLFARGNASVLTEMAERRLRRFARPTVVLDGGNRDVAEKLLQLGTDDVLLVFAFRRSPPHLASVLDHADRVGARIILITDTLHSHGVTPTLVLAAPRGHQEGFASLTVPMTVTNAIVLTMAARHSDTILPALDRLDGLLETLDE; encoded by the coding sequence GTGAGCTTCCAGACCCGCATCGACGAGCACCGTTCGTCACTGACCAGGACAGACCAGCTGCTCGTCGACCAGCTGCTGTCCCACCCCGCCGACGCCGCACTGTGGCGTGGCGAGGAGGTGGCACACCGCGCCGGTGTCCACCCCTCCGCCGCGACCCGGCTCGCACAGCGGCTGGGCTACCGCGGTTACCTGGAACTCCGCCAGGACCTCCGGGTCCACCACGACGAGTTGATCTCCGGATCCGGCGCGGGCGACCGCTTCCGCCGCGAACTGGCGGAGGTTGGGGAAGGTTCGGTTCTGAACGCCCTCCTGACCACCGAGGTCGACTCCCTCACCACCCTGCGCAAGCACGTCACGCAGGACCGGATCGACCGGGCAGCGGATCTGCTGGCCACCGCCCGCACGGTCCACCTCTTCGCCCGCGGCAACGCGAGCGTGCTCACCGAAATGGCGGAGCGTCGTCTGCGTCGTTTCGCCCGCCCCACCGTCGTCCTCGACGGTGGCAACCGCGACGTCGCCGAGAAGCTGCTCCAGCTCGGCACCGACGACGTGCTCCTCGTCTTCGCCTTCCGTCGCTCCCCGCCGCACCTGGCCAGTGTCCTCGACCACGCCGACCGGGTCGGGGCACGGATCATCCTCATCACCGACACCCTCCACTCCCACGGCGTCACCCCGACCCTCGTGCTCGCCGCCCCCCGCGGCCACCAGGAGGGATTCGCCTCCCTGACGGTCCCCATGACCGTCACCAACGCCATCGTGCTCACGATGGCAGCCCGCCACTCCGACACCATCCTCCCGGCTCTCGACCGCCTCGACGGGCTGCTCGAGACCTTAGACGAATAG